The proteins below come from a single Azospirillum thiophilum genomic window:
- the hutG gene encoding N-formylglutamate deformylase: METFRFQPGETPVLLSIPHVGTMIPPDIVASMTEEGRAQPDVDRHLDRLYHFAPALGIGFLTALCSRYVVDLNRDPDGALTQPGLDPTEICPLTTFARAPVYLPGREPDRAEIDRRVGAYWRPYHEQLRSELQALRDRFGVAILFDAHSVRSQVPRFFDGTLPDFNLGTGEGSSTAQPLVGRLMNVLSASERYSAALNGRLRGGYIIRSYGRPDDNIHAIQLELTQSTYMDEDAPFGFRPDLASQVKPPLERLMSVVVEWAWQKASGRRRAAFL; encoded by the coding sequence ATGGAGACCTTCCGCTTCCAGCCGGGCGAAACCCCGGTCCTGCTCAGCATTCCGCATGTCGGGACCATGATTCCGCCGGACATCGTCGCTTCGATGACGGAGGAAGGACGGGCGCAGCCCGATGTCGATCGCCATCTCGACCGGTTGTACCACTTCGCCCCGGCACTCGGAATCGGTTTCCTGACTGCGCTCTGTTCCCGCTATGTCGTGGATCTGAACCGCGATCCCGACGGCGCCCTGACCCAGCCCGGCCTCGACCCAACCGAGATCTGTCCGCTGACCACCTTCGCCCGCGCCCCCGTCTATCTGCCGGGACGGGAGCCCGACCGAGCGGAGATCGACCGACGAGTCGGCGCCTATTGGCGTCCCTACCACGAGCAGTTGCGGAGCGAATTGCAAGCTCTGCGCGACAGGTTCGGCGTCGCGATCCTGTTCGACGCCCATTCGGTGCGCAGCCAGGTTCCGCGATTCTTCGACGGCACCCTGCCCGACTTCAATCTGGGCACCGGCGAGGGCAGCAGCACCGCCCAGCCGCTGGTGGGCCGGCTGATGAATGTCCTTTCGGCATCGGAACGTTACTCCGCCGCACTGAACGGCCGCCTGCGCGGCGGCTACATCATCCGCAGCTATGGTCGGCCGGACGACAACATCCATGCCATCCAGCTGGAGCTGACCCAGTCGACCTACATGGACGAGGACGCTCCCTTCGGTTTCCGCCCCGACCTCGCGTCCCAGGTGAAGCCGCCGCTGGAACGGCTGATGAGCGTCGTCGTCGAATGGGCTTGGCAGAAGGCCAGCGGCCGGCGCCGGGCAGCCTTCCTGTAG
- a CDS encoding ATP-binding protein — translation MRNFFRKRRSAAVADERMPAAGGTGPGSGITGAGLGANPVPVHGGPVPAGQTMMGPGQAGFTNAPGFGRPAGAHLRPVDGNRGGFDAMRGPTALAAPDILDNDATGDRRGLMFPQPGGREAEGEHELPRFTMSVNGGYRGGMGGMGGGPGGGMGGGAPAMLKGLTPELNGLLREAFTPTRPKQQLNGLFIGRNDTLRRIISAIEEERAHVILYGDRGRGKTSVANAIEKIAGQAGYLSLKLTCSGELSFEDIFRHFLKKIPSTYYRSALDNPFAARRNFASFNELLPEGTFSVTELNEVLSGIHATHVLLILDEYDRVTDEDFRNKLAELFKNLTDSSIPVTLLVVGVAENLDQLLGKHPSIQRSLVPVHLPLMTDQEIGRLIQAGAQNAAIEFAPDVVRRIAEFVRGLPYYAQLLGLHAARSAVSRGSRMVERPDLAYAVARCLQEAERGIVESYARALAADRRAELEDALLAAALCPADAYGAFDPRDLAGENGEPPGPAMLDLLKRLTRDDHGGILAPVVEPGRERYRFRNQMMRQYVLMRQASERGQI, via the coding sequence ATGCGGAATTTCTTTCGGAAGCGTCGCTCGGCCGCCGTGGCGGACGAGCGGATGCCGGCGGCCGGCGGGACCGGTCCCGGCAGCGGCATCACCGGTGCCGGCCTCGGTGCCAACCCGGTGCCCGTGCATGGCGGGCCGGTTCCGGCCGGTCAAACGATGATGGGACCCGGCCAAGCCGGCTTTACCAATGCCCCGGGATTCGGCCGTCCGGCGGGCGCGCACCTGCGGCCGGTCGACGGCAACCGCGGCGGGTTCGACGCGATGCGCGGGCCGACCGCCCTGGCGGCGCCCGACATTCTCGACAACGACGCCACCGGTGACCGCCGCGGCCTGATGTTCCCGCAGCCGGGAGGTCGCGAGGCCGAGGGCGAACATGAGCTGCCGCGCTTCACCATGTCGGTGAACGGCGGTTACCGCGGCGGCATGGGCGGCATGGGCGGCGGCCCAGGGGGTGGCATGGGGGGCGGCGCGCCGGCCATGCTGAAGGGCTTGACCCCCGAACTGAACGGCCTGCTGCGCGAGGCCTTCACCCCGACCCGGCCGAAGCAGCAGCTGAACGGCCTGTTCATCGGCCGCAACGACACGCTGCGCCGCATCATCTCCGCCATCGAGGAGGAGCGGGCGCACGTCATCCTCTATGGCGACCGCGGGCGCGGCAAGACCTCGGTGGCCAACGCCATCGAGAAGATCGCCGGCCAGGCCGGCTACCTGTCGCTGAAGCTGACCTGCAGCGGCGAGCTGAGCTTCGAGGACATCTTCCGGCATTTCCTGAAGAAGATACCCTCGACCTATTATCGCTCGGCGCTCGACAACCCGTTCGCGGCGCGGCGCAACTTCGCCAGCTTCAACGAGCTTCTGCCGGAGGGCACCTTCAGCGTCACCGAGCTGAACGAGGTGCTGTCGGGCATCCACGCCACCCATGTGCTGCTGATTCTCGACGAGTATGACCGCGTCACCGACGAGGATTTCCGCAACAAGCTGGCGGAGCTGTTCAAGAACCTGACCGACAGCTCGATTCCCGTCACCCTGCTGGTCGTCGGCGTCGCCGAGAATCTCGACCAGCTGCTGGGCAAGCACCCGTCGATCCAGCGCTCGCTGGTGCCGGTGCATCTGCCGCTGATGACCGACCAGGAGATCGGCCGGCTGATCCAGGCCGGCGCCCAGAACGCCGCGATCGAGTTCGCCCCGGACGTGGTGCGGAGGATCGCCGAGTTCGTGCGCGGGCTGCCCTATTACGCCCAGCTTCTGGGCCTGCATGCGGCGCGCAGCGCCGTCAGCCGCGGCAGCAGGATGGTGGAGCGGCCCGATCTGGCCTATGCTGTCGCCCGCTGCCTGCAGGAGGCCGAACGCGGCATCGTCGAGAGCTATGCCCGCGCCCTGGCCGCCGACCGCCGGGCCGAGCTCGAGGACGCGCTGCTGGCCGCCGCCCTGTGTCCGGCCGATGCCTATGGCGCGTTCGACCCGAGGGATCTGGCCGGCGAGAATGGCGAGCCGCCGGGACCGGCCATGCTCGACCTGTTGAAGCGCCTGACCCGCGATGATCATGGCGGCATCCTCGCCCCGGTGGTCGAGCCGGGCCGCGAGCGCTACCGCTTCCGCAACCAGATGATGCGCCAATATGTCCTGATGCGTCAGGCCAGCGAGCGCGGCCAGATCTGA
- a CDS encoding MarR family transcriptional regulator, whose translation MQQSVAAPAVYTDLGRVMESITRRFLDVLRMELARVGVTDLSPTQALMLLHIGTEELSVRDLLERGYYLGSNASYNLKHLVEAGYVDRSPSQRDRRAARLKLSGRGLATCEALKKLEAMRADSLLRSDSDGADFETTYRTLRRLERAWTDLIRYDDAETA comes from the coding sequence ATGCAGCAGAGCGTGGCGGCCCCCGCGGTCTACACCGACCTAGGCCGCGTCATGGAGAGCATCACCCGGCGTTTCCTCGACGTGCTGCGGATGGAACTGGCCCGGGTCGGCGTGACCGACCTCAGCCCGACCCAGGCCCTGATGCTGCTGCACATCGGCACCGAGGAACTGTCGGTCCGCGACCTGCTCGAGCGCGGCTATTACCTGGGCTCCAACGCCTCCTACAATCTGAAGCATCTGGTCGAGGCCGGCTATGTCGACCGCAGCCCTTCGCAGCGCGACCGCCGGGCCGCCCGGCTCAAGCTGTCCGGCCGGGGGCTGGCCACCTGCGAGGCGCTGAAGAAGCTGGAGGCGATGCGGGCCGACAGCCTGCTGCGCAGCGACAGCGACGGCGCCGATTTCGAAACCACCTACCGCACGCTGCGGCGGCTGGAACGTGCCTGGACCGATCTGATCCGTTACGACGATGCCGAGACGGCCTGA
- a CDS encoding SDR family oxidoreductase produces MDLGIAGRRAIVCAASKGLGRACAFALAREGVHVTLTARSADALEATAEEIRKATGATVTTAVGDIATEEGRAAALAACPEPDILVNNAGGPPPGDFHDWDRDDWIRALDANMLAPIFLIKATVDGMVARRFGRIVNITSAAVKAPIPILGLSNGARTGLTGFVAGLSRQTVKHNVTINNLLPGPFETDRLRKTMEGGAKAAGRTIEEEMDVRRKGNPAGRFGDPEEFGAACAFLCAAQSGFMTGQNILLDGGGYPGTL; encoded by the coding sequence ATGGATCTGGGGATCGCCGGCCGCCGCGCCATCGTCTGCGCCGCCAGCAAGGGGCTGGGCCGCGCCTGCGCCTTCGCACTGGCCCGCGAGGGGGTACATGTCACGCTGACCGCCCGCAGCGCCGACGCGCTGGAGGCCACCGCGGAGGAGATCCGCAAGGCAACCGGCGCGACCGTAACCACCGCCGTCGGCGACATCGCGACGGAGGAGGGGCGGGCCGCCGCGCTCGCCGCCTGCCCGGAGCCGGACATCCTGGTCAACAATGCCGGCGGGCCGCCGCCGGGCGATTTCCACGATTGGGACCGCGACGACTGGATTCGGGCGCTGGACGCCAACATGCTGGCGCCGATCTTCCTGATCAAGGCGACGGTCGACGGCATGGTCGCCCGCCGGTTCGGCCGGATCGTCAACATCACCTCCGCCGCGGTGAAGGCGCCGATCCCGATCCTCGGCCTGTCCAACGGCGCACGCACCGGCCTGACCGGCTTCGTCGCCGGGCTGTCGCGCCAGACGGTGAAGCACAACGTCACCATCAACAACCTGCTGCCCGGCCCCTTCGAGACCGACCGCCTGCGCAAGACGATGGAGGGCGGGGCCAAGGCCGCCGGCCGGACCATCGAAGAGGAGATGGACGTGCGCCGCAAGGGCAACCCGGCCGGCCGATTCGGCGACCCGGAGGAGTTCGGGGCGGCCTGCGCCTTCCTGTGCGCCGCGCAGTCCGGCTTCATGACCGGCCAGAACATTCTTCTGGATGGCGGCGGTTATCCCGGAACTCTGTAG
- a CDS encoding HdaA/DnaA family protein, with protein MSLPAQIPLDLGHRTAMGCEDFLVAPSNADAVAWLDRWPSWPAPALTVFGPAGCGKTHLAQVWRARSHAVVTAGDALDRVDLPGLLAAANAVVVEDADAVAGKPAREEALFHLYNLAREQQGHLLLLSRKAPSRWRARLADLRSRIKGAPAVEVRPPDDALLAAVLVKLFADRQLRPGMEVVTYLLARMERSLDFARRLVAALDHASLAAHRGVTVPLAREVLSELQQTEPQRSGSKTT; from the coding sequence ATGAGCTTGCCGGCGCAGATACCGCTCGACCTCGGGCACCGGACGGCCATGGGCTGCGAGGATTTCCTGGTGGCGCCCAGCAACGCCGACGCGGTGGCGTGGCTCGACCGCTGGCCGTCCTGGCCGGCACCGGCACTGACGGTGTTCGGACCGGCCGGCTGCGGCAAGACCCATCTGGCCCAGGTCTGGCGCGCCCGCAGCCATGCGGTGGTGACGGCTGGCGACGCGCTCGACCGGGTGGACCTGCCGGGGTTGCTGGCGGCGGCCAACGCGGTGGTGGTCGAGGATGCCGATGCCGTGGCCGGCAAGCCGGCGCGGGAGGAGGCGCTGTTCCACCTCTACAATCTGGCCCGCGAGCAGCAGGGGCATCTGCTGCTGCTGTCGCGCAAGGCGCCGTCGCGCTGGCGTGCCCGGCTGGCCGACCTGCGGTCCCGCATCAAGGGCGCACCGGCCGTGGAAGTGAGGCCGCCCGACGACGCGCTGCTGGCCGCCGTGCTGGTGAAGCTGTTCGCCGACCGTCAGTTGCGGCCGGGGATGGAGGTCGTCACCTATCTGCTGGCGCGGATGGAACGCTCGCTCGACTTCGCCCGCCGTCTGGTCGCGGCGCTCGACCATGCGTCGCTGGCCGCCCATCGCGGGGTGACGGTGCCGCTGGCGCGCGAGGTTCTTTCGGAGCTGCAACAGACGGAACCGCAACGATCCGGTTCCAAAACGACCTGA
- a CDS encoding AI-2E family transporter, translating to MTESKQIRFWLIGLGLFVLALWLLADMMLPFVAGLAIAYLLDPLVDRLEAVRLPRWLGTTLVLLSFLLGLVLVSLLLLPLVQGQVSHLLEVLPTYAALVKERLIPALDRLIHRLPADDVERLRAAAGTYAGEVAGMVGRVVSRILSGGMAVFDIVTLLFITPIVAFYMMRDWDLMVAKVDSWLPRQHAETIREQAREVNVTLSGFVRGQALVCVVLGVFYALALSLAGLDFGLVIGLLAGLLSFIPYVGSLFGFVASTGLALLQFDEFWRVGIVIGIFLFGQAVEGNVLTPKLVGDKVGLHAVWVMFALLAGGSLFGFVGVLLAVPVAAVIGVLTRFALRQYLSSPYYRGTDAER from the coding sequence GTGACGGAGAGCAAGCAGATCCGCTTCTGGCTGATCGGGCTGGGGCTGTTCGTCCTGGCGCTCTGGCTGCTGGCCGACATGATGCTGCCCTTCGTGGCCGGGCTCGCCATTGCCTATCTGCTGGACCCGCTGGTCGACCGGCTGGAGGCGGTGAGGCTGCCGCGCTGGCTCGGCACCACGCTGGTTCTGCTGTCCTTCCTGCTGGGGCTGGTGCTGGTGTCGCTGCTTCTGCTGCCGTTGGTACAGGGGCAGGTCTCCCATCTGCTGGAGGTGCTGCCGACCTATGCCGCGCTGGTGAAGGAGCGGTTGATCCCGGCGCTCGACCGGCTGATCCACCGGCTGCCGGCCGACGATGTGGAGCGGCTGCGCGCCGCCGCCGGCACTTATGCGGGCGAGGTCGCCGGCATGGTCGGGCGGGTGGTCAGCCGCATCCTGTCCGGCGGGATGGCGGTGTTCGACATCGTGACGCTGCTGTTCATCACCCCCATCGTCGCCTTCTACATGATGCGCGACTGGGATCTGATGGTGGCGAAGGTCGATTCGTGGCTGCCGCGCCAGCATGCCGAGACGATCCGCGAGCAGGCGCGCGAAGTGAACGTCACCCTGTCGGGTTTCGTGCGCGGGCAGGCGCTGGTCTGCGTCGTCCTCGGCGTCTTCTACGCGCTCGCGCTGTCGCTGGCCGGGCTCGATTTCGGGCTGGTCATCGGCCTGCTGGCCGGGCTGCTGTCCTTCATCCCCTATGTCGGCAGCCTGTTCGGCTTCGTCGCCAGCACCGGGCTGGCCCTGCTTCAGTTCGATGAGTTCTGGCGCGTCGGCATCGTGATCGGCATCTTCCTGTTCGGACAGGCGGTCGAGGGCAATGTCCTGACCCCGAAGCTGGTCGGCGACAAGGTCGGGCTGCATGCGGTCTGGGTGATGTTCGCCCTGCTGGCCGGTGGCAGCCTGTTCGGCTTCGTCGGCGTGCTGCTGGCGGTTCCGGTGGCTGCGGTGATCGGCGTGTTGACCCGCTTTGCATTGCGACAGTATCTCTCGAGCCCGTACTACCGCGGCACCGACGCGGAACGCTGA
- a CDS encoding CDP-alcohol phosphatidyltransferase family protein, producing the protein MSVPNIITFLRIVAVPAAMYMILTGRMDWAFWLFVAAGLSDALDGAIARMFRARTVLGGYLDPLADKTLIIGVYVALAWVGAIPLWLAMMVVFRDIMIIGGVILLFTLKETLAMQPLYVSKVNTVVQIALAAAVLAPPALSLPDIHLYGWELVELLVYACTATTLLSGLLYARRGALLFNRLGGVP; encoded by the coding sequence GTGAGCGTTCCCAACATCATCACCTTCCTGCGCATCGTGGCGGTTCCGGCCGCGATGTACATGATCCTGACCGGCAGGATGGACTGGGCCTTCTGGCTGTTCGTCGCCGCCGGGCTGTCGGACGCGCTGGACGGCGCCATCGCCCGCATGTTCCGGGCGCGTACGGTGCTGGGCGGCTATCTCGATCCGCTGGCGGACAAGACGTTGATCATCGGGGTGTATGTCGCGCTGGCCTGGGTGGGGGCGATCCCGCTGTGGCTGGCGATGATGGTGGTGTTCCGCGACATCATGATCATCGGCGGTGTCATCCTGCTGTTCACCCTGAAGGAGACGCTGGCGATGCAGCCGCTCTATGTCAGCAAGGTGAACACGGTGGTGCAGATCGCGCTGGCCGCCGCCGTACTGGCGCCGCCGGCGCTGAGCCTGCCGGACATCCATCTGTACGGGTGGGAGCTGGTGGAGCTGCTGGTGTATGCCTGTACCGCGACGACGCTGCTGTCCGGCCTGCTGTACGCGCGGCGCGGCGCCCTGTTGTTCAACCGGCTGGGCGGCGTGCCGTGA
- a CDS encoding DUF2066 domain-containing protein: MLHRRRAPLLAGLAAMSTVLVLTMAGPAGAQTGSPPPAASTSAADPFAVTGVRVDINGSNPTTVRDQAIREAQAKAWAELYRRLVPGGGNPPRLSDNDIARLVQGFEIDEEKVSASRYLGAITVRFRPNAVRDALGQSGGATQYVEPPAQPFVILPVTQTDGRIILWQDRTPWREAWEARQPAASLVPLVVPDGELSDAQAISGEDAVGGNAEALARIAQAYKAGGVVVARTDLPANGPDPARGLTVEVVRYGLDGTRDAQTVQVKGSSPEDLMTRAVAAVGTQLDDSWRREHTTATGPEQNTLVRVPLSAVNDWVETRKRLAGVHAVTRTNLVSISRSEALLTLTHRGDPDQLAQALVRQDLGLARTAPAPAAAPGAAPAGYPGAPLPAAPSADWQITLLPRGSGAASTGTSPSGASPTASPTSLAPSAPLDAGTTGTVMGAPPRNLGTLPAKSVP, encoded by the coding sequence ATGCTCCACCGCCGCCGCGCGCCGCTCCTCGCCGGTCTTGCTGCCATGTCCACCGTCCTGGTCCTGACCATGGCCGGGCCGGCGGGTGCGCAGACCGGTTCCCCGCCGCCGGCCGCTTCCACCTCCGCCGCCGATCCCTTCGCCGTGACGGGGGTGAGGGTCGACATCAACGGCAGCAACCCGACCACCGTCCGCGACCAGGCGATCCGCGAGGCGCAGGCGAAGGCCTGGGCCGAGCTGTACCGGCGCCTGGTGCCCGGCGGCGGCAACCCGCCGCGACTCTCGGACAACGACATCGCCCGGCTGGTCCAGGGCTTCGAGATCGACGAGGAGAAGGTGTCGGCCAGCCGCTATCTCGGCGCCATCACCGTTCGCTTCCGTCCCAACGCGGTGCGCGACGCGCTCGGCCAGAGCGGCGGCGCCACCCAGTATGTGGAGCCGCCGGCACAGCCCTTCGTGATCCTGCCGGTGACCCAGACCGATGGCCGGATCATCCTGTGGCAGGACCGCACCCCCTGGCGCGAGGCGTGGGAGGCGCGTCAGCCCGCCGCCTCGCTGGTGCCGCTGGTGGTGCCGGACGGCGAGCTGTCGGATGCCCAGGCGATCAGCGGCGAGGATGCGGTCGGCGGCAATGCCGAGGCTCTGGCCCGCATCGCCCAGGCCTACAAGGCCGGCGGAGTCGTGGTTGCCCGTACCGATCTGCCGGCGAACGGGCCCGACCCGGCGCGCGGTCTGACGGTGGAGGTCGTGCGCTACGGCCTGGACGGCACGCGCGACGCCCAGACCGTGCAGGTGAAGGGCAGCAGCCCCGAGGATCTGATGACCCGTGCGGTCGCCGCGGTGGGCACCCAGCTCGACGACTCGTGGCGGCGCGAACACACCACCGCGACCGGGCCGGAGCAGAACACCCTGGTCCGCGTGCCGCTGAGCGCGGTGAACGACTGGGTCGAGACGCGCAAGCGGCTTGCCGGCGTCCATGCGGTGACGCGCACCAACCTGGTGTCGATCAGCCGCAGCGAGGCGCTGCTCACCCTGACCCATCGCGGCGATCCCGACCAGCTGGCCCAGGCGCTGGTCCGCCAGGATCTCGGCCTTGCGCGCACTGCCCCTGCCCCTGCCGCTGCCCCTGGCGCGGCCCCCGCCGGCTATCCGGGCGCGCCCCTGCCGGCAGCGCCGTCCGCCGACTGGCAGATCACGCTGCTGCCGCGCGGATCGGGCGCGGCTTCCACGGGCACAAGTCCCTCCGGCGCCTCGCCGACCGCCTCGCCGACCAGCCTCGCGCCGTCGGCGCCGCTCGACGCGGGCACGACCGGCACCGTGATGGGCGCCCCGCCGCGCAACCTCGGAACGCTGCCGGCCAAGAGCGTGCCGTGA
- the purM gene encoding phosphoribosylformylglycinamidine cyclo-ligase — protein MSDAYKQAGVDIDAGNALVEAIKPLARSTARSGSDAGLGGFGALFDLRAAGYQDPLLVATTDGVGTKLKVAILANRHDTVGIDLVAMCVNDLVVQGAEPLLFLDYYATGKLDVAAGRDIVAGIAEGCRQAGCALVGGETAEMPGMYSEGDYDLAGFSVGAVERQHALTGSAVQAGDVLLGLASTGVHSNGYSLVRKLVEKSGLGYDAACPWDASKTLGEALLTPTRIYVKSTLKAVRAGTVRAMAHITGGGLIENIPRVLPDGLGVTLDASSWTLPPVFSWLMKTGGIAPYEMARTFNVGLGMVVVVPADKADEAAGILREGGETVFTVGSVTALKDGDARVTVTGMDAAWTA, from the coding sequence ATGTCCGACGCCTACAAGCAGGCCGGTGTGGACATCGATGCGGGCAACGCGCTTGTCGAAGCGATCAAGCCGCTTGCCCGCTCCACCGCGCGTTCCGGCTCCGACGCGGGCCTGGGCGGCTTCGGCGCCCTGTTCGACCTGCGCGCCGCCGGCTACCAGGATCCGCTTCTGGTCGCGACGACCGACGGCGTCGGCACCAAGCTGAAGGTGGCGATTCTCGCAAACCGTCACGATACGGTCGGCATCGACCTCGTGGCGATGTGCGTGAACGACCTTGTGGTCCAGGGCGCGGAACCGCTGCTGTTCCTGGATTATTACGCCACCGGAAAGCTCGACGTGGCCGCCGGCCGCGACATCGTCGCCGGCATCGCCGAAGGCTGCCGCCAGGCCGGCTGCGCGCTGGTCGGCGGCGAGACCGCCGAGATGCCGGGCATGTACTCTGAGGGCGACTACGACCTCGCCGGCTTCTCCGTCGGTGCGGTGGAACGCCAGCATGCGCTGACCGGCTCGGCGGTCCAGGCGGGCGACGTGCTGCTCGGCCTCGCCTCGACCGGCGTGCATTCCAACGGCTATTCGCTGGTGCGCAAGCTGGTGGAGAAGTCCGGCCTCGGCTATGACGCCGCCTGCCCGTGGGATGCGTCGAAGACGCTGGGCGAGGCGCTGCTGACCCCCACCCGCATCTATGTGAAGAGCACGCTGAAGGCGGTGCGCGCCGGCACGGTCCGTGCCATGGCTCACATCACCGGCGGCGGCCTGATCGAGAATATTCCGCGCGTCCTGCCCGACGGGCTCGGCGTGACGCTCGACGCTTCCAGCTGGACGCTGCCCCCCGTCTTCTCCTGGCTGATGAAGACCGGCGGCATCGCTCCTTACGAGATGGCGCGCACCTTCAACGTCGGCCTCGGCATGGTCGTCGTCGTTCCGGCCGACAAGGCGGATGAAGCGGCCGGCATCCTGCGCGAGGGCGGCGAGACGGTGTTCACCGTCGGCAGCGTCACCGCGCTGAAGGACGGCGACGCCCGCGTGACCGTCACCGGCATGGATGCGGCCTGGACCGCGTAA
- the purN gene encoding phosphoribosylglycinamide formyltransferase: protein MSKLKLGVLISGRGSNLQALIDACAVPGFPAEIALVLSNKADAFGLERASKAGIATAVVDHRDHPGDKPAFEAAMDSTLRQAGVELVCLAGFMRLLSPWFVGRWQDSLINIHPSLLPSFKGLHTHERALATGVRFHGCTVHYVRPEMDDGPIIAQAAVPVLPGDDADRLAGRVLEAEHLLYPHAVRLIAEGRARVDGDVVWIDGPAPDLATMVNPPL from the coding sequence ATGAGCAAGCTGAAGCTCGGCGTCCTGATCTCGGGGCGCGGCAGCAACCTGCAGGCGTTGATCGACGCCTGCGCCGTGCCGGGATTCCCGGCCGAAATCGCCCTGGTGCTGTCGAACAAGGCCGACGCCTTCGGGCTGGAGCGGGCATCGAAGGCCGGGATCGCCACCGCGGTGGTCGACCACCGCGACCATCCCGGCGACAAGCCGGCCTTCGAGGCGGCAATGGACTCCACGCTGCGGCAGGCCGGCGTCGAGCTGGTCTGCCTCGCCGGTTTCATGCGCCTGCTGTCGCCCTGGTTCGTCGGGCGCTGGCAGGATTCGCTGATCAACATCCACCCGTCGCTGCTGCCCTCCTTCAAGGGTCTGCACACGCATGAGCGGGCGCTGGCCACCGGCGTCCGTTTCCATGGCTGCACCGTGCATTACGTGCGGCCGGAGATGGATGACGGCCCGATCATCGCCCAGGCCGCCGTGCCGGTCCTGCCCGGCGACGATGCCGACAGGCTGGCCGGGCGGGTGCTCGAAGCCGAGCATCTGCTCTATCCCCACGCCGTCCGCCTGATCGCCGAGGGTCGCGCCCGAGTCGACGGTGATGTCGTGTGGATCGACGGCCCCGCCCCGGACCTTGCGACCATGGTCAATCCGCCGCTTTAG